A genomic window from Salvelinus alpinus chromosome 10, SLU_Salpinus.1, whole genome shotgun sequence includes:
- the cracdlb gene encoding CRACD-like protein isoform X2, with product MDTNAGEVEDSGEELTGRKKSRFKLLKSRLFGRLKRKETEGLMKQSQSASDVTADVIALGDNDSEDDCLGGPNTLGSRALSHDSIFLADQSQSSSEPTRVLSQENIHSRIRELQLKLQRQNMCLGPPPLLIPGKRMEDSGATSEDDGLPQSPPEILFHDRTAQGPSYKFPNTHRHHSSLSLAGTGSEEEEQCLSQPSSRPLSPNPVSPCDPEPSPAVDFTSPAQYTPSLDSSAARHRMSVKPRNQRASAKGRKGPLRASRLGSESLSDLDPDQPLSEREEEQDGTEDEDREEEEERERPFSSSPKDSEEKPWQSVPPGGQKEVLQRQESSETEGRVTTNPLYLQAMTSPLPEPMTKTSILETPSLPTPPSAAVEEPQKPPEPIRVKRPRTLIQDNSDQGSRPGSTSEKTLSRPLSPVYGSDNVTSTTNQLPSKEKPEENMTPATSNKGDRLSRNTQGVSLADTSSSTHHSALPTPAPRVIRQTQRPAFERESVRETTAVPLSGVNEETSKLDMVQRRRGLPTGHEDTLPRANSFSTSSSRQRSKSATGSAHTGTRNKEMNAEGKGGEGLVAKNPHQESVRRQEVKPEQATFKGLKENQPQPAPQERKVQTEVKVVEETGLKGGEKRDGQSEGNEEEEQGQEQGQEQGQEQEQEQEQEQERRSAFGVKLRTTSQSLKYRLQRDQEFRVKCHIVSTTAEPVKGEIGTSLKVRGDLANKASRKGPSQVSDCPPSYTPDRNRLNENQDDDDTDLVVDAFLDPDKGPSSRPALGLPRGAETPGSNGSAGSEPVWMSMAREKTRSLQQHLSPETEPGTGGAGGTTTPQYTPAPRPAPTPQPRLQPTAQPSTQPPSQSQPSTKTASQKQTSPPVVQPPSQPIPSGRPILRGMQLTAKLKTLPSDQPNTQTASQPTPQGTAQQLTQPSSQPHMPTRPTLRGASERSSRSLKRAEKMPVEKWTERALPTGTMEESSNGQIEIHIAKPEIPSSSSSSSSSSLSHRGQPTWMELAKRKSLAWSDKTMD from the exons ATGGATACTAACGCTGGGGAAGTGGAGGACTCAGGAGAAGAGCTTACAG GGAGGAAGAAGTCTCGGTTCAAGCTGCTGAAGAGTCGTCTGTTTGGCCGTCTGAAGAGGAAGGAGACTGAAGGACTGATGAAGCAGAGCCAGTCCGCCAGTGATGTCACTGCTGATGTCATAGCTCTGGGGGACAACGACTCAGAGGATGACTGTTT GGGCGGTCCAAATACACTGGGGTCCAGAGCTCTGTCACATGACAGCATCTTCCTGGCTGACCAATCACAGAGCTCCTCTGAGCCGACGAGGGTTCTGTCTCAGGAGAACATACACAGCAGGATAAGAGAACTGCAG CTGAAACTGCAGCGGCAGAACATGTGTCTGGGCCCTCCCCCCTTGCTGATCCCTGGAAAGAGAATGGAAGATTCCGGAGCCACCTCTGAGGATGATGGTTTACCCCAGAGCCCTCCAGAGATCTTGTTCCATGAccgaacagcacaggggccttcCTACAAG TTCCCTAACACTCACAGGCACCATAGCTCTCTGAGTTTAGCAGGGACAggaagtgaggaggaggagcag TGCCTCTCCCAGCCCTCCTCCCGTCCTCTCTCCCCGAATCCTGTTTCCCCCTGTGATCCAGAGCCCTCCCCTGCAGTGGACTTCACCAGCCCAGCCCAGTACACTCCTAGCCTGGACAGCTCTGCCGCCCGTCACCGCATGTCTGTTAAACCCAGGAACCAGAGGGCCAGCGCCAAGGGACGGAAAGGTCCCCTG AGAGCAAGCAGACTTGGCTCAGAGAGCCTGAGTGACCTGGACCCAGACCAGCCCCTGtctgagagggaggaagagcaggATGGAACGGAGGAcgaggacagagaggaagaggaggagagggagcgaCCGTTCTCTTCATCTCCAAAAGACTCTGAGGAGAAGCCCTGGCAGTCAGTACCCCCTGGTGGTCAGAAAGAGGTATTACAGAGACAAGAGTCCTCCGAGACAGAGGGACGCGTCACCACCAACCCTCTCTACCTCCAGGCTATGACCTCTCCTCTACCAGAACCCATGACCAAGACCTCCATCCTGGAGACCCCGAGCCTGCCCACTCCCCCTTCAGCAGCAGTGGAGGAGCCACAGAAGCCCCCGGAACCTATCCGGGTCAAACGCCCAAGAACTCTCATCCAGGATAATTCAGACCAGGGAAGTCGGCCTGGGTCTACATCTGAAAAGACCCTCTCCAGGCCTCTCAGTCCTGTCTATGGATCAGATAATGTCACTTCCACCACAAATCAACTGCCATCAAAAGAGAAGCCAGAAGAGAATATGACCCCAGCCACCTCTAACAAGGGAGACAGGTTGAGCAGAAACACACAGGGTGTGAGCCTAGCAGACACCAGCAGCTCTACACACCACTCTGCTCTACCTACCCCTGCCCCTCGCGTTATAAGACAAACACAGAGACCTGCTTTTGAGAGAGAGTCTGTCAGAGAGACTACAGCAGTCCCACTGTCGGGCGTTAATGAAGAAACCTCCAAATTGGACATggtgcagaggaggagagggctacCTACTGGCCACGAAGACACACTGCCGAGAGCAAACagtttctccacctcctcctcaagACAGCGTTCCAAGAGCGCCACTGGCAGTGCCCACACAGGGACGAGAAACAAGGAGATGAATGCAGAAGGAAAAGGAGGGGAGGGTTTGGTGGCCAAAAACCCTCATCAGGAGTCTGTCAGAAGGCAAGAGGTAAAACCAGAGCAGGCCACATTTAAAGGCCTGAAGGAAAACCAACCACAACCCGCGCCTCAGGAGAGAAAAGTACAAACAGAAGTAAAAGTAGTGGAGGAGACAGgactgaagggaggagagaaaagagatgggcAGAGTGAGGGaaatgaggaggaggagcaggggcaGGAGCAGGGGCAGGAGCAGgggcaggagcaggagcaggagcaggagcaggagcaggagaggaggagtgcTTTCGGAGTGAAGCTGCGCACCACTTCTCAGTCTCTGAAGTATCGCTTGCAAAGGGACCAAGAATTCAGGGTTAAGTGTCATATTGTCTCAACAACTGCAGAACCAGTCAAAGGCGAAATTGGCACAAGTTTAAAGGTCAGGGGTGACTTGGCAAATAAGGCTTCGAGGAAGGGCCCGTCACAAGTGTCTGACTGCCCCCCCTCATACACCCCTGATAGAAACAGACTCAACGAGAACCAAG ATGATGATGATACTGACCTGGTAGTAGATGCCTTTTTAGACCCAG ACAAAGGCCCATCCTCCAGACCTGCTCTGGGGCTCCCAAGAGGGGCTGAGACCCCTGGGTCTAATGGGTCAGCTGGATCGGAGCCTGTCTGGATGTCCATGGCCCGGGAAAAGACCAGGAGTCTCCAACAGCATCTCAGTCCAGAGACAGAGCCTGGGACAGGGGGGGCAGGGGGGACAACAACGCCCCAGTACACCCCAGCACCACGGCCAGCTCCAACCCCACAGCCTAGATTACAACCAACAGCTCAGCCATCAACACAACCTCCATCACAATCACAGCCAAGCACAAAAACAGCCTCGCAAAAACAAACATCACCCCCAGTGGTACAACCACCATCTCAACCAATACCAAGCGGTAGACCAATCCTACGGGGAATGCAACTGACAGCTAAACTCAAAACATTGCCTTCAGATCAGCCTAACACACAAACAGCATCACAACCGACACCACAAGGAACTGCTCAACAGCTGACACAACCGTCCTCCCAACCTCACATGCCAACCAGACCAACTCTACGAGGAGCATCTGAGagatcctccaggtctctgaagAGAGCTGAGAAGATGCCTGTGGAGAAATGGACAGAAAGAGCGCTCCCGACTGGGACTATG GAGGAATCGAGCAATGGTCAAATTGAGATTCACATCGCAAAGCCTGAGATAccttcttcatcatcatcatcatcatcatcatcattgtcaCACCGGGGTCAGCCAACCTGGATGGAACTTGCCAAGAGGAAATCTCTGGCCTGGAGTGACAAGACTATGGACTGA